The genomic segment GATGTAGGCGATGGGGGAGAGCTTCCAGTAGTGGTCCCGGTCGGTCCAGGGGCGTTTTCCGCCGAACTCCTTCTCGAACCAGAACCCCGTGTCCGAGGAGCCGTAGAAGTCCAGGAGGTTGGAGACCGAGCGCTGGGCGACGGCGGCGGCGAATCGGTCCGTGTGGCCGATGACCCAGTTGGTCATGTAACCGCCGTAGGAACCGCCGGTGATGCCGATGCGCGCCGCGTCCACGAAGGGCAGCGCCGCCGCGTGGTCGGCCAGCGCCAGCACGTCCTCGTAGTCCTTCGTGCCCCAGGCGTTGACGATGGCCCGGGTGAACTCCTCGCCGTAGGAGGTGCTGCCCCGGGGGTTGCACCAGAGCACCACGAAGCCCCGGCCGGCCAGGTAGTGGAACTCGTGCATCAGCGCCTCGCCGTAGCTGACGTGGGGCCCGCCGTGGACCTCGAGGACCGCCGGGTACTTCGCCTTCGGGTCGAAGCCGGGCGGCTTCAAGAGCCAGCCCTGGAGCTTGGTGCCGTCGCCGGATTTGAACCGGAACCGCTCCGGCTCGGGCAGGTGCCAGGCCCCGATCACCCGCGTGTTCAGGGAGCTCAACCTCCGGGGCTCGCCGCCCTTTTCCAGGTGGTAGAGCTCGCCGGAGTTGACGGCGGTGACCCAGGCGTAGAAGAGGCCTCGAGCATGGACGCGGAAGAAGGTGGCCGCGCCGAGGCCGCCCACGACCTCCCGGGGCTTCGCCTTCCCGCCCAGCTTCATTTCCCAAACGCCGGTGGAGCCTTCGCGGGTGAAGTTGAAGAGGATGGAGCCGCCGTCGGGGGCGAACCGGGGCCGGTCCGAGGCGCAGATGCCGTTCAGGTCGTCAATGACACGCCCCCCGACCAGGTCCAGCGTCCCGGTCAGGTTCACCGTCTCGCCCTTGGCGATGTCGTATATGTAAAGGCGCGGGCTGCGGCCCGCCGGGTCCTCGGGGTGCTCGTGGCCGAACCAGGCCAGGCGCTTCCCCGCGGGATCGGCGGCGAGCGCCCACTTTGGTCCCTCGGGGGTGGGGAGCTTTTTCGGCTTCCCGCCCTTCGCCGGCAGGCGGAAGAGGTCCACGTAATCGGCGTCCCGGTCCGGGTCCTCCCGGTGGCAGGAGAGGTAGAAGAGGTCGGCGCCGTCGGCGGGGAGGGCGAAGTCGGCGTTCTCGTATTGATCGTCTGTGAGCCGCTTCGAGGCACCCCGCACCGGATCGAGCCGGTAGAGGTTGAAGCTGTCCTTGGGCCGCCAGCCCTCGCCGTCCATGCGGTAGAGGATGCGGTCCACCTCGCGGAACGGAGGCGCTTCGGGCTTGCCCTCGGGCCCCTTGACGGGCTCGTCGGCCGCGCGGA from the bacterium genome contains:
- a CDS encoding S9 family peptidase; this encodes MSKAIAADDFAKLKVITDLDLSPDGHIVVFSVKRADLKKRKYWSDLWWSRDSRPAAQVTHGDYNDISPKFSPDGGTVAFLSNREDEKAFRFHLLPTDGGEARPVGPALKGEVGRFLFSPDGGYIYYSFRAADEPVKGPEGKPEAPPFREVDRILYRMDGEGWRPKDSFNLYRLDPVRGASKRLTDDQYENADFALPADGADLFYLSCHREDPDRDADYVDLFRLPAKGGKPKKLPTPEGPKWALAADPAGKRLAWFGHEHPEDPAGRSPRLYIYDIAKGETVNLTGTLDLVGGRVIDDLNGICASDRPRFAPDGGSILFNFTREGSTGVWEMKLGGKAKPREVVGGLGAATFFRVHARGLFYAWVTAVNSGELYHLEKGGEPRRLSSLNTRVIGAWHLPEPERFRFKSGDGTKLQGWLLKPPGFDPKAKYPAVLEVHGGPHVSYGEALMHEFHYLAGRGFVVLWCNPRGSTSYGEEFTRAIVNAWGTKDYEDVLALADHAAALPFVDAARIGITGGSYGGYMTNWVIGHTDRFAAAVAQRSVSNLLDFYGSSDTGFWFEKEFGGKRPWTDRDHYWKLSPIAYI